A single genomic interval of Spinacia oleracea cultivar Varoflay chromosome 6, BTI_SOV_V1, whole genome shotgun sequence harbors:
- the LOC130463769 gene encoding uncharacterized protein → MAEVDDMQQNGGTTKTVEQVLHSKNPTPWNKSSVIGRVHNQEHDHLHLGKKLSILAKVKEKAKKWRQTIVKKKYGRDGNHTPSWGVVALEDYEVAEEPKDLGCLANESQDTPKGSKETIGQLQRAGLLISDGQVGHKLPTMIRRTTRHALGKSHSENLGGNSSLAGVTIDEAPRALSLGNHLRESHPSPSKFTLDTMIAKRNSFKHKDKLSYPEKTTETMLTETDVIKEKEEHSSNMKCTTQNVISENTTFEAIKDPSSPKKDNEEEGERPHSLTKTIETRGAENIYSTKEQEQQYPTTKKTIPKATFEKLAPNYANVTEETYNITSNIQKLYISSPRSTGDKHMSDKGVSVKEYLKIKLEPGEDERALSQVITEVISPRRSPTEKGVVEKVKTAVTMLLHTDDPSVASTNSSGPYSKIPASTNSQEVHAVKEENQGKVLQAN, encoded by the exons ATGGCTGAAGTGGATGACATGCAACAAAATGGAGGAACAACCAAAACTGTAGAACAAGTTCTTCACT CTAAGAATCCAACACCTTGGAATAAATCATCGGTGATAGGAAGGGTTCATAATCAAGAACATGACCACTTGCACCTTGGAAAGAAATTATCTATTCTTGCCAAAGTAAAAGAGAAGGCTAAAAAATGGCGACAAACTATAGTAAAAAAGAAATATGGACGGGATGGTAATCATACACCTTCGTGGGGTGTTGTTGCCTTGGAAGATTATGAAGTTGCAGAAGAACCTAAGGATCTTGGATGTCTAG CAAATGAATCACAAGATACACCCAAGGGCTCCAAAGAAACTATCGGCCAACTTCAAAGAGCAGGTCTATTGATATCTGATGGTCAGGTGGGACACAAGCTTCCTACAATGATAAGGAGGACAACTAGACATGCTTTGGGTAAAAGCCACTCCGAAAATCTAGGAGGGAACTCATCATTAGCTGGAGTGACAATTGATGAGGCTCCTCGTGCCCTGAGCTTAGGAAATCATTTAAGAGAAAGTCATCCTAGTCCGAGTAAGTTCACACTCGATACAATGATTGCCAAAAGGAATTCCTTTAAGCATAAAGATAAGTTGTCTTATCCTGAAAAGACAACAGAAACTATGCTTACTGAAACAGATGTCATTAAGGAAAAGGAAGAGCATTCTAGTAACATGAAATGCACTACTCAAAATGTGATTTCCGAAAACACTACTTTTGAGGCAATAAAGGATCCTTCAAGTCCCAAGAAGGACAATGAAGAGGAGGGGGAAAGGCCTCATAGTCTCACGAAGACCATTGAAACTAGGGGTGCGGAAAACATCTATTCCACAAAAGAGCAAGAGCAACAATATCCAACTACCAAGAAGACCATACCTAAAGCTACGTTTGAGAAGTTGGCACCAAATTATGCCAATGTTACAGAAGAAACATACAATATCACATCAAATATCCAAAAATTGTATATTTCAAGCCCTCGGAGCACTGGAGATAAGCATATGTCGGACAAAGGTGTTTCAGTCAAAGAGTATTTGAAAATTAAGTTAGAGCCCGGGGAAGATGAAAGGGCACTATCTCAGGTAATTACTGAAGTAATTAGTCCTAGGAGGAGTCCCACTGAAAAGGGTGTTGTGGAGAAAGTAAAAACGGCTGTAACTATGTTGCTTCATACTGATGATCCATCTGTCGCTTCAACAAATAGTTCAGGGCCATATTCTAAGATCCCAGCGTCCACCAATTCTCAAGAAG TGCATGCAGTTAAGGAAGAAAACCAAGGAAAGGTTCTACAAGCTAATTAA